GTCGTCACTGGCAGATCAGGCCTTCTATGTTGCAACCGGACAAGCGTTTGATGATGAAATGAATGAACGGATTGCACTGCATCAGCAACAGCGCTCGCAAAGCGGATATGCTTGGGAGACGTTAGAGGAGCCTTATGATTTGCCAGATCTTCTTAAGCGTTTATCTGGTGAAAAGGCGGTTCTCGTAGATTGTCTAACGTTGTGGTTATCGAATGTACTGCTAGCCATGGAAGGATTTACGGATAGGCAAGAGTTGATTGAGAGCGAGATTACAAGACTTGAAGACAGTGTACACACATTTCAAGGAAACCTCATTTTGGTCACTAATGAGGTTGGAGATGGTATTGTTCCGGAGTATGCGCTTGGCCGATTGTACCGTGATCTGGCAGGACGTATGAACGCGCTGCTTGCTCGGCAATGCGAGCAGGTTTTTTTAGTGACTGCGGGCATTCCAATTGAACTCAAGAGCAGGGAGTATCGTTTATGAGGGAGCGCAGGGATGCTGCCGCGGCTGCCTTTCAGTTTTTGTCCCGGTTTCCTGTAAAGAGTGACCCTGGATTTTCTCCTGAGCTGCTGCGCCGAAGTGTGCTGTTCTATCCTGTGGTGGGTGCAGCTATCGGACTGTGCGTAGCTGCTGGGGCAGCTTTGACGGGTTGGATTTTACCGGCTTGGCCAGCAGCTGTTATTACCCTCATCTTATGGGTAGGACTTACTGGCGGCCTGCATCTCGATGGTTGGATGGACAGTGCGGATGGTCTGCTAAGCTACCGACCGAGGGAACGGATCCTGGAGATTATGAAGGACAGCCGTGTGGGTGCGATGGGTGTGCTCGCCTGCGTGCTGCTCTTGCTGTTAAAGGTCTCTTTAGTGGCAGCATTAATCGAAGGCTACGTCTATTACGAGCTGCCACTGCTCTTGCTGCCAGCGATCTGGAGCCGCTGGTATATGGTGCGGGCTATGGTGCGTTATCCCATTGCCCGCGGGAACGAGGGGCTGGCTGCGAGCTTCGCCGGCCTCGCTCCCTCGCATGAGCGGCGCGCGCTGGCGATAGCCGCGCTGCTCTCGCTAGCCGCAGCCGGTGCGCCTCTGGCGCTCGGCGCTGGCTTAGCCGCGTGGCCGCTGCATCTGGCGGCAGCGTTACTGCTGCCGGCTGCGGCCTTGGCCAGCGGCACCGTGGCTGCGCAGCGGATTAGCAGCCGGCTCGGCGGGCTCACCGGCGATGTGTACGGCGCGCTGAATGAACTGCTAGAGGCTGTGCTCCTACTAGTATTAGTGCTGCTCCAGCACAATTTCATGTGAGTCGCTCTTGCGGGTGACGCATAGTAACCAGCTCGCTCAATCTGATTTTATACTCTATTGATGCCTTGGGTTAGCTATTTGGTGGCCCGATTCTTGCTTGTACAGATACTTGCTAACCGTGATGACGTTGTATCATATTTTGCGAATCATTTGATATTTTTAGAGTTCAATAGGAAAGAGGGATGACATGGTTGCTGCCATTCTACTATTTGTAATTGCTGGCCTTGCTGAGATCGGAGGCGGATATTTAGTATGGTTATGGCTAAGAGAATCAAGACCTCTCTGGTACGGTTTGGTAGGTTCTTTGATTCTGATAAGCTACGGCATTATTCCTACCTTGCAGAAGTTTCCATCCTTCGGAAGAGTGTATGCAGCTTACGGCGGGGTGTTTATCGTGCTCGCTGTGTTATGGGGCTGGCTAGTAGACAAGAAAACACCCGATGTATATGACTGGGTTGGTGCTGTTATTTGTGTGATCGGCGTTTCGGTCATTCTTTGGGCGCCAAGACACTAACAAAACAACCCGTTCAACACTTTCGTGTGAACGGGTTGTTTTTATTTAAGCCTAAGCTTTAGATCTTAAATTGTTGCACAGCTTCCTGAAGCTTCTTAGCCTGCTCATATAGATGCTGCACGGTTACTGCATGTCCTTCAAGCTCTATACGTTGGCGCTCGGAGTTCTCGGATAGTGTGTCCGCACTTTCTTGGGATCTTGAAGTGATTTGTGCGGTTTCCTCGACGGAAGCACTAACTTCTTCTGTACTTGCTGAGATTTGCTGCGTAGCCGCAGATACGGATTGAATATTCTGATTGATGCTTTGGATCAGAATCAGAAGGTGATTGAAGGCATCGCCCGCTTCTGCCACCTTGCCTACCCCGGAGGCTACCTCAGAATTCACATGGTTCATCTCAGTAACGGAGCGATTCATATCTTCCTGAAGTCCGAGTAGGAAATCACGAATCTGCTCATTCGCATTACGGGATTGTTCGGAAAGCTTGCGTACTTCTCCGGCAACCACGGCAAATCCGCGTCCATGTTCTCCTGCACGTGCTGCTTCGATCGAAGCATTGAGCGACAGCATTTGGATTTGCTTCGTAATTTCAGTAATGCTATGAACGACTTCTCCGATCATTACTGAACGTTCATTCATAACTTGTAATTGCTCCAGCGACTGCAGGGAGGCACGTTCAACATGGCGCATTTGCAGAACGGCACTTTGGGCAATCTCATTACCGCCAATGGCTTCAGCGGAAGCTTCACTGATCTGCTCAGTGACTTCGGTGGCTGCTGAAGCAATATGCTGAATGCCGAAATTGATTTCTTCCATAGCTTTTGAATTATCTAGAGCGCTGCTCGCGATGGTCGTACTACCTTTGCCAATTTCTACAACAGATGTACTAGAGTGGTCTGCCATTTCATTTAAGACCTCAACACGTTCTCTTAAAGAATTGGAATCGGTGACCACAGTATTTGAGGTGACGAGTACATGTCCGATCATTTCTTTTAAGCGCAGGGTCATTGCTTGGAAGCTTCTGGACAGTTGAGCTACCTCATCACTGCCTTTAACCGTTAATTCCTCTGTGAAATCTCCCTCTGCGAGACGGGCACTGTAAGCTGCAAGCTTTGAGATAGGACGAGTAATCCGCATACTCATAAACCAGGCACCAGTTGAGCCTATGATCAGCGTTAGCAGAGTGATCCCGGCACTGGTCCACAGAATACTGTCTGTTTTTTCTTGAATAAAGCTTACATCACTGCTGATTCCGATAACCATCGTACTTCCGGGAATTCCGATATAAGCTGACTTATGTACACCATGCGAGTCCTTGTATGTATCGCTTAGTCCGCTCTTTCCTTTAAGAGCTTGCTGCATTGCAGAGGACACCTTAACAATTTCCTCCGGCTTTAATTTTGCATCATGATCTACAGACAGAACCTCAGCTTCCTTGCCTTTTAGATTGAGTAGAAAAATAGTCTCAACCCCATGCTGCTTTCTCTTATCCTGGAAATAGAATTCAAGATTGGTGGCTGCTTGTTCGTTCTTCTTTAGTGCTTGCTGAGCATGCATTGTATTTATATTCTTATATACGTCCTGAGCAGCTGCAGTTAGAATTTGATTGATTTGTGGCATGACATAGCTGTTGAAAATACTGGTGGATATAAAGTAGAAGCTGGTACTTAACAAAAGAGACGTGAGTAATAGAACTACAAATAATAAACGCGTAAATCTGCGACTGATCGACTGCTTGAAACGAAACATATTGTTCTCCCCCTTTTTATGGGCAGCGAAGCCCCATTTCTTTATATCCCTACCGACTGCTAGTGACTGGCAACCTGCAATATATTCCATAGTTATGTAATATATCAACTAAATGGATCGGGAATGAAGTGTTTGATACTATTCTATAGAATTAACCTCTGGATGAATAGTGAAAGTTTTAGTTTATAGAGCATATTTTTCTGAAAAAGATGAATTATTACTGACACTTTTATTTTTAGTTAATAAAAATGGGTATAAATACCCATTTCATAAATTGTTTATTTTTATGGATTGTTTGACGACAGTGTGATAGAGTATTAATGTTTTGTTCCAAAACTTAATGTAAGCCGCGGTTCGTAACCATCCCGCGTAAACAAAACTAGGAGGAGTTTAAGCAATATGTTTAATTTGATGTGGGGAGTTTTATTTGTTATTGTCAATTTTGCTTTTTTTCTACTCTGTTACCGCCTGTTCGGCAAAAGTGGAATGTATGCCTGGGTAGGTATCGCTACTGTAATTGCAAACATTCAGGTAGCTAAGACGATTGCTATGCCATTTGATATCGTGATGACACTCGGAAATACGATGTATGTCACTTTGTATATGACCAGCGATTTGCTTAATGAGAAGTACGGAAGAGCAGAAGCACGTAAAGCGGTTTGGTTTGGCTTCTTCACCTTGCTTATGACGACAGTCATTATGCAAATGGTACTAGTATTTAAGCCGCAAGAGACCGATATTGCTCAGTCTTCTTTGGAGACGATCTTTGGTCTGATGCCTCGACTAGCGTTGGGTAGTCTAACTGCTTACTTCATTAGTCAGTTCCTAGACGTTCGGTTGTACTCCTGGATTCGCAAATATTACAGCACCTCAAGTCAGTTGTGGATTCGTTCCAACGGCAGTACGATGGTTAGCTCCTTTGTGGATACACTAATCTTCTGTACCATTGCATTTGCTGGGTTGTATAACTGGAGTGTGTGGTTTGAAATTTTGCTTACAACGTATCTAGCGAAATTCTTACTAACCGCAGTAAGCACACCTATCTTATATATCGCCCGAACTTTTACTTTTGCTGAAGATGGAATACCATCATCCGCTCATAAGAAGGAATAAACAACAATACAGCCAGCGCGTACCGATCATAATCGATGCGCGCTGTTTGATTTTTCCAGTCGTAAGAGAGCTCAATCGTTCCATATAAATATGTACATAAAATTAATATAAAGCTAAAATAAGCTATCGTAGCCATTCTAATTGTATCCCGAGCGAAGAGAGTGTACATAATCGGTAGTCACAGAAATTACGAATAGGTGTGGTGAAGGATGAATCTAGTAGTTCCTATACTGCGTCATGCAGCAGAACAGCCCGACAGCATTGCCTTAACCCATTACCAAGCAACTCATACCTATGCAACATTAGTGCAAGCGATGCGGAGAATTGCCAATGGTCTACAGCAAAAGGGCCTTAAGCATGACAAAATCGCTATTTTATCTACAAATCGCATTGAATTTGTCGAGGTTTTCTTGGGGGCTATTTATGCAGGTTGTGTTCCCATTCCTTTAGATCCCAAGTGGAGTGCAAATGAACTGCGGGTTATTATAGAGCAGTGCCAGCCGACAATGATTTTTGCCGAGCCGGAAGCTGCAAAGAATTTGGTCTTCAAGGACCAAGCCATCCCAACGCTGACTTTTTCAAATGAACGAACAGGTTCCTATGATCAGTGGTTGAAGGCTCAGAAGCCAGAAGCTGAATTGGATGAGACGAACGAGTTATTATTTATCGGCTTTACTTCAGGCACAACGGGGCTACCCAAAGGATATATGCGTACCCATTTATCGTGGTTAAAGAGCTTTGAGGTATCGAGTGCTGCCTTTGAATTGGACGCTATAAAGGATGTTTTAGCACCGGGTCCGTTTGTGCATTCGCTGTCCTTGTTCGCTGTAATGCAGAGTCTGTATGGTGGAGCAAACTTTCATATCACGCAAAAATTTAGCGCCACACAGGTGTTAGAGCTGTGCAAGCAGATTCCGGGTGTGGTGTTGTTTGTTGTACCGACAATGCTTGAATCCATGATGCAGCAGGCTGTTCCTGGGCAGACGCAGATTGATGCGATTATTAGCTCAGGTGCAAAGTGGTCGGAGTTGTCCAAAAAAAAGGGCATAGAAGTGTTCGCTGGAACGCGTCTCTATGAATCCTATGGTTCCTCAGAAGCGAGTTATATTAGTTATTTGGATGTTCTGGAAGAGCATAATCCGAACTCTGTAGGCAAGCCCTATCCCGGAGTGCAAATTTCCATTCGTGATGAAGAGTTTCGTGAAGTCCATACGGGGGAGATTGGGCAGTTATATGTGCGAAGTGATATGATATTTCTAGGCTACCATCAATTACCGAAGGAGACCGCAGCAGCTTTTCAAGAGGGATGGCTTGTGTTGGAGGATTATGTTTATCAGGATGAAGCTGGTTATTTATATCTGGCGGGTCGCTTGAAAAATAGAATCATCTCCGGTGGGCTGAACGTTTATCCAGAGGAAATAGAGCGAGTACTGGAGCATCTTCCGGAAATACAAGAAGTAATGGTGCTTGGCGTCCCTGACGATTATTGGGGAGAACAGCTGGCAGTCCTCGTGAAATGGAATGGTGCAAAGCATTTATCTATAGACGAAATAAAGAATTATTGTCGCCAGTATTTAGCAAGTTACAAAGCGCCGAAGCTGCTGCTGACAGTTGATGAGTTTATCTATACAAGCAGTGGAAAAATTGCCCGGCAAGCGATGAAAGACTATGTGAAAAGAGCGATGGTATGATAGAAGCAGTAATTATTATGGCAAAACGTACACCGATTGGCAGGATGGGCGGCTTATTAAGTACATTTGAGCCGGAAGCATTACTGGCGCCGCTTATTCAGCATATTGTGGCAGAGACGAATCTGCCCGTAGATATGATCGATGATGTGATTATTGGAAATGTGGTCGGTCCGGGTGGAAATATTGCCCGGGTAGCTGCGCTTGAAGCGGGACTGCCTGTTTCGGTTCCGGGCGTTACTGTGGATCGGCAGTGCGGTTCTGGGCTAGAGGCCATTAATATAGCAGCACGGCTTATTCAAAGCGGCGCAGGTGAGATTTATTTAGCGGGCGGCGTTGAGAGCACGAGTCGTGCCCCTTGGAAAATGGCTAAGCCCCAAACCTTGATGGGGGTTCCGCAGCTATATACCCGTGCTCATTTTACACCTAGCGCTTACGGTGATCCGGATATGGGAATTGCTGCGGAAAATGTAGCGCGGAAGTATGGGATTTCGCGAGAAGAGCAGGATCAATATGCCTTGAAAAGCCATCAGAAGGCCGTTCATGCTCAGCAAAGTGGTAGGTTTCAGCAGGAGATTGTACCTCTTCTGGTTGAGGGGGAGTGGGTGAACACCGACGAATGTCCAAGGGCTAATACGAGCCTGGACAAGCTGCGAAAGCTACCTTCAATCTTTGAAGAAAAGGGTACTGTCACCGCTGGAAATGCCTGTCCTATTAATGATGGTGGGGCGCTTCTATTAATGATGTCCCGTGAGAAATGTCGGCAACTCAAGCTTAAACCTATCCTGCGTGTCGTAGATGCGCAAGCAGCAGGTGTAGATCCGAATTATTTAGGTATGGGCCCAGTTCCAGCTGTACAAAAGGTGTTACATCGTCAACAGCTGACCATAGCAGATTTAGATATCGTAGAGTTTAATGAAGCCTTTGCTTCACAAGTTCTAGCCTCACTGAATGAGCTTCAAATCCCACAAGAAAAGGTCAATCTTGGAGGAGGCGCATTAGCCATCGGTCATCCATATGGGGCGTCCGGAGCGATTTTAATGACGCGTTTATGTGCTGAAATGCAGCATACGCCTTATAAAAGGGGACTTGCCACTTTGGGCATTGGCGGCGGGTTGGGGCTGGCAACGCTTGTGGAGATTACGGAATGAACAGTGTCCGACATCGGATTCTTATGACTGCTGAGTGGATATCGGATTACGCACAGAGTATTGAGGCACCCGTGCAGACGACTAATGGCAATCTAATTGCTCCTTCTACGATGCCTATTATTTTCTGGCAGGCCTTTGATATTCCTTGGCTTAGCAAGGGAGAGCCTTTGCTTCACGGCAGTCAGAGATTCTCATATCAAGCTCCGATTACGGCAGGGATGACGTTAGATTGTGAATTAGCATTAACGAGCAAGGTGCAAAAAGATGGCCGGCAGGGCAAGCTGACCTTTTACACACATACGCTGGTTTGTAAATGTGAGGACGAGCTTATAGTCACCGCAGAAACGGTGTTAATTCGGGTAGGTGATGATCATGATGAGAAAATGCATAACGGCTGAGGCCATCCAGCAATATGCAGCAGCTTCCCAAGATCTGGCCGCTATTCATCTAGATGAGGATGCTGCAGCTGAGGCTGGATTTAAGCGGCCCATTGCGCATGGGATGTATCTAATGGGATTAGCCCAATCCTTATATATCGAGGCGCATCAGGCACAGTGGATCACTCAATATGATATGAAATTTCATAAGCCTATAGAGGTCGATAATGTCGTGATTTTTGATTTTTCGGAGGATGACTGCATGGTTAAAGTGACCCTTACAACAGAAGCTGGCAATGTTATTGCTTCGGGAGCTTTTTCAGTGAAAGAGGTGTAGTGATGAACAAAGTAGCCTTAATTACTGGAGCAACCAGAGGGATCGGGCGTAGTATTGCCGTGCAGCTCGGCAAGTCCGGTTATATAGTAGTTGTAAATGGTACAAAACAAGTCTTAATCGATGAGGTTGTCCACGAGATTCGTCAGGCGGGTGGTGAGGCATCAGGATACTCTGCTAATGTAGCAGATCCAGTTGCGGTCACTGCAATGGTGGATGAGGTTATTACACGGTATGGCCGTATTGAGGTATTGATAGCTAACGCTGGCAATTTGCAGGATCAGAAATGTCTACGGATGACGGATGAAGAGTGGAAGGCTGTGCTGGATGTGCATCTAAATGGCACCTACTATAGCATTCAACGCGTACTTCCATATATGCGCCAGACAGGTGGCGATATCCTGTTGATGACCTCTACGGCTGGACTAACAGGTTCTGTGGGTCAGGTGAATTATAGTGCAGCCAAAGCTGGAATACTTGGAATGACGTGGACACTCGCAGCGGAGCTGAAACGTGATGGAATTAGGGTCAATGCGATTTCACCAGCCGCTTTAACAGATATGACCAGACCTGTCATTAATCATTTGAAAGCGAAACATGCCAGTCTTAATGAACCGTTCCCAGACTTTTGGAAAATAGGTGGCCCGGAGAATATTGCTTCCTTTGTGACTGCATTATTGAGTGAGTCTGACGCGGATTTAACCGGTGAAATCTTTGCTGTGAATGGATCAAAAGTGACGAAATGGGAGAAGCCTGCACCTGCATTTTCCGAGAACAGCATTGGGGCATTTTTCGCTACTTGGCATCGTCAAAAGGGGAGTGAATAAATGCTTACCTTCGATCAAGTTCATTTTTATTATAAAAAGGGTCAGCCTGTCCTAGAGGATATCAACTTTACAATAGAAGCGGGGGAGTTTGTGGCGATTGTTGGCGCGAATGGCTCTGGCAAATCCACCATTGCAAAGCTCATGGACGGACTGCTGCTGCCGCGAAAAGGGGCTGTACAGTTTAAGGGCCTAGACACCACAAAGCCAGCTGATCTTGCAGATATTCATCAGCAAATTGGCTTTGTTTTTCAGAATCCAGAGGATCAATTTATCACCACAACCGTTATGGATGAGGTGCTTTTTGGTTTGGAGAACGTTCGTGTGCCAAGGGAGGAAATGCGCAGTCGATTGGAGCATGCCTTGCAGGCTGTTCATATGGAGGATTACCTGGACGCTATGCCACATCAGCTCTCTGGAGGTCAGAAGCAACGTGTCGCTATTGCGGCTATATTGGCGATGCGCCCGCAAGTCATTATTTTTGACGAAGCCACCTCTATGCTTGATCCTCAGGGAAGGCAGCAGGTGCTTGCCATTATGCAAGAGCTGCATCGTCAAGGTCTGACCATTATTCAG
This genomic stretch from Paenibacillus sp. FSL H7-0737 harbors:
- the cobU gene encoding bifunctional adenosylcobinamide kinase/adenosylcobinamide-phosphate guanylyltransferase; this encodes MSILVTGGARSGKSGFAEKLMSSLADQAFYVATGQAFDDEMNERIALHQQQRSQSGYAWETLEEPYDLPDLLKRLSGEKAVLVDCLTLWLSNVLLAMEGFTDRQELIESEITRLEDSVHTFQGNLILVTNEVGDGIVPEYALGRLYRDLAGRMNALLARQCEQVFLVTAGIPIELKSREYRL
- the cobS gene encoding adenosylcobinamide-GDP ribazoletransferase, with amino-acid sequence MRERRDAAAAAFQFLSRFPVKSDPGFSPELLRRSVLFYPVVGAAIGLCVAAGAALTGWILPAWPAAVITLILWVGLTGGLHLDGWMDSADGLLSYRPRERILEIMKDSRVGAMGVLACVLLLLLKVSLVAALIEGYVYYELPLLLLPAIWSRWYMVRAMVRYPIARGNEGLAASFAGLAPSHERRALAIAALLSLAAAGAPLALGAGLAAWPLHLAAALLLPAAALASGTVAAQRISSRLGGLTGDVYGALNELLEAVLLLVLVLLQHNFM
- a CDS encoding YnfA family protein; this encodes MVAAILLFVIAGLAEIGGGYLVWLWLRESRPLWYGLVGSLILISYGIIPTLQKFPSFGRVYAAYGGVFIVLAVLWGWLVDKKTPDVYDWVGAVICVIGVSVILWAPRH
- a CDS encoding methyl-accepting chemotaxis protein, yielding MFRFKQSISRRFTRLLFVVLLLTSLLLSTSFYFISTSIFNSYVMPQINQILTAAAQDVYKNINTMHAQQALKKNEQAATNLEFYFQDKRKQHGVETIFLLNLKGKEAEVLSVDHDAKLKPEEIVKVSSAMQQALKGKSGLSDTYKDSHGVHKSAYIGIPGSTMVIGISSDVSFIQEKTDSILWTSAGITLLTLIIGSTGAWFMSMRITRPISKLAAYSARLAEGDFTEELTVKGSDEVAQLSRSFQAMTLRLKEMIGHVLVTSNTVVTDSNSLRERVEVLNEMADHSSTSVVEIGKGSTTIASSALDNSKAMEEINFGIQHIASAATEVTEQISEASAEAIGGNEIAQSAVLQMRHVERASLQSLEQLQVMNERSVMIGEVVHSITEITKQIQMLSLNASIEAARAGEHGRGFAVVAGEVRKLSEQSRNANEQIRDFLLGLQEDMNRSVTEMNHVNSEVASGVGKVAEAGDAFNHLLILIQSINQNIQSVSAATQQISASTEEVSASVEETAQITSRSQESADTLSENSERQRIELEGHAVTVQHLYEQAKKLQEAVQQFKI
- a CDS encoding queuosine precursor transporter; translated protein: MFNLMWGVLFVIVNFAFFLLCYRLFGKSGMYAWVGIATVIANIQVAKTIAMPFDIVMTLGNTMYVTLYMTSDLLNEKYGRAEARKAVWFGFFTLLMTTVIMQMVLVFKPQETDIAQSSLETIFGLMPRLALGSLTAYFISQFLDVRLYSWIRKYYSTSSQLWIRSNGSTMVSSFVDTLIFCTIAFAGLYNWSVWFEILLTTYLAKFLLTAVSTPILYIARTFTFAEDGIPSSAHKKE
- a CDS encoding AMP-binding protein, whose amino-acid sequence is MNLVVPILRHAAEQPDSIALTHYQATHTYATLVQAMRRIANGLQQKGLKHDKIAILSTNRIEFVEVFLGAIYAGCVPIPLDPKWSANELRVIIEQCQPTMIFAEPEAAKNLVFKDQAIPTLTFSNERTGSYDQWLKAQKPEAELDETNELLFIGFTSGTTGLPKGYMRTHLSWLKSFEVSSAAFELDAIKDVLAPGPFVHSLSLFAVMQSLYGGANFHITQKFSATQVLELCKQIPGVVLFVVPTMLESMMQQAVPGQTQIDAIISSGAKWSELSKKKGIEVFAGTRLYESYGSSEASYISYLDVLEEHNPNSVGKPYPGVQISIRDEEFREVHTGEIGQLYVRSDMIFLGYHQLPKETAAAFQEGWLVLEDYVYQDEAGYLYLAGRLKNRIISGGLNVYPEEIERVLEHLPEIQEVMVLGVPDDYWGEQLAVLVKWNGAKHLSIDEIKNYCRQYLASYKAPKLLLTVDEFIYTSSGKIARQAMKDYVKRAMV
- a CDS encoding thiolase family protein is translated as MIEAVIIMAKRTPIGRMGGLLSTFEPEALLAPLIQHIVAETNLPVDMIDDVIIGNVVGPGGNIARVAALEAGLPVSVPGVTVDRQCGSGLEAINIAARLIQSGAGEIYLAGGVESTSRAPWKMAKPQTLMGVPQLYTRAHFTPSAYGDPDMGIAAENVARKYGISREEQDQYALKSHQKAVHAQQSGRFQQEIVPLLVEGEWVNTDECPRANTSLDKLRKLPSIFEEKGTVTAGNACPINDGGALLLMMSREKCRQLKLKPILRVVDAQAAGVDPNYLGMGPVPAVQKVLHRQQLTIADLDIVEFNEAFASQVLASLNELQIPQEKVNLGGGALAIGHPYGASGAILMTRLCAEMQHTPYKRGLATLGIGGGLGLATLVEITE
- a CDS encoding FAS1-like dehydratase domain-containing protein, which encodes MNSVRHRILMTAEWISDYAQSIEAPVQTTNGNLIAPSTMPIIFWQAFDIPWLSKGEPLLHGSQRFSYQAPITAGMTLDCELALTSKVQKDGRQGKLTFYTHTLVCKCEDELIVTAETVLIRVGDDHDEKMHNG
- a CDS encoding MaoC family dehydratase, giving the protein MMRKCITAEAIQQYAAASQDLAAIHLDEDAAAEAGFKRPIAHGMYLMGLAQSLYIEAHQAQWITQYDMKFHKPIEVDNVVIFDFSEDDCMVKVTLTTEAGNVIASGAFSVKEV
- a CDS encoding SDR family NAD(P)-dependent oxidoreductase, with amino-acid sequence MNKVALITGATRGIGRSIAVQLGKSGYIVVVNGTKQVLIDEVVHEIRQAGGEASGYSANVADPVAVTAMVDEVITRYGRIEVLIANAGNLQDQKCLRMTDEEWKAVLDVHLNGTYYSIQRVLPYMRQTGGDILLMTSTAGLTGSVGQVNYSAAKAGILGMTWTLAAELKRDGIRVNAISPAALTDMTRPVINHLKAKHASLNEPFPDFWKIGGPENIASFVTALLSESDADLTGEIFAVNGSKVTKWEKPAPAFSENSIGAFFATWHRQKGSE
- a CDS encoding energy-coupling factor transporter ATPase, translating into MLTFDQVHFYYKKGQPVLEDINFTIEAGEFVAIVGANGSGKSTIAKLMDGLLLPRKGAVQFKGLDTTKPADLADIHQQIGFVFQNPEDQFITTTVMDEVLFGLENVRVPREEMRSRLEHALQAVHMEDYLDAMPHQLSGGQKQRVAIAAILAMRPQVIIFDEATSMLDPQGRQQVLAIMQELHRQGLTIIQITHHMEEVLSAERLLLLHQGRLEYDGAPLAFFETMPVADYQLQLPFAVRVHALLHSEVPPTADWKGIIRSQWSTN